A stretch of Eubalaena glacialis isolate mEubGla1 chromosome 10, mEubGla1.1.hap2.+ XY, whole genome shotgun sequence DNA encodes these proteins:
- the TLCD5 gene encoding TLC domain-containing protein 5 isoform X3, whose product MLAHHTLSILGIIMALVLGESGTEVNAVLFGSEITNPLLQMRWFLRETGHYHSFTGDVVDFLFAALFTGVRIGVGAHLLFCEMVSPKPKWFVKVGGVAMYAVSWCFMFSIWRFAWRKSSKKYHTWRSRRSEERQLKHNGHLKTH is encoded by the coding sequence ATGCTGGCTCACCACACACTGAGTATCTTGGGCATCATCATGGCCCTGGTGCTTGGAGAGTCAGGCACAGAGGTCAATGCAGTCCTCTTTGGAAGCGAGATTACCAATCCCTTGCTACAGATGCGCTGGTTTCTTCGTGAAACAGGCCATTACCATAGTTTCACTGGAGATGTGGTGGATTTCCTCTTTGCAGCTCTGTTCACTGGAGTGAGGATTGGTGTAGGAGCTCacctcctcttctgtgaaatggtcTCACCCAAGCCCAAGTGGTTTGTGAAGGTCGGGGGAGTTGCGATGTATGCTGTGTCTTGGTGTTTCATGTTTAGCATCTGGCGTTTTGCATGGAGGAAAAGCAGCAAGAAGTACCACACCTGGAGAAGCAGGCGGAGTGAGGAGCGGCAGCTAAAACACAATGGACATCTCAAGACACACTAG